GGGATAAATCTATCAATAATCCCACCTCGTCTTCATCAAAAGCATCAGGTTCTTCTGCATAGATATTTAAAGCACCTATAACCTCATCTTCATTTATTAACGGTAAGCCTATAGAAGATGCATATCCCCTCTCAGTTGCTTCCTTACGCCATGGAGCATATAAAGTATCTGTCAAAATGTCTCTGCAAACGGCTGGTTTACCGGTACGTACTGCGGTTCCAGTAGGTCCGTATCCTTGAACATCATCATGCCATGTTATGTTGATAGCATCTAAATATCCCTTTTCGTGTCCAAAATGTGCCATAGGCTTAATAGATTTAGTCTCGTCGTGAACTTTGTATCCAATCCATGCAAACATATATCCTGCCTCTTCAACTATCACTCGGCATATCCCTCTAAGCAGATATCCTTCATTTGCTGAATTGTATAAAATTGACTGGGACTTTCTGATGGCTTTTAAAGCACGTTTGGCGGCATTAATAGCATTGATTTGCTTATTTTGAGGTATATGATCCAGATTAGCAACTGTAGTTGGCATACTTTTCAACAGCGCTTCAGTTTCGG
This genomic interval from Nitrospirae bacterium YQR-1 contains the following:
- a CDS encoding GAF domain-containing protein, coding for MDPQAKKIEELSELLNKANEKLKQLELDKQRAEAETEALLKSMPTTVANLDHIPQNKQINAINAAKRALKAIRKSQSILYNSANEGYLLRGICRVIVEEAGYMFAWIGYKVHDETKSIKPMAHFGHEKGYLDAINITWHDDVQGYGPTGTAVRTGKPAVCRDILTDTLYAPWRKEATERGYASSIGLPLINEDEVIGALNIYAEEPDAFDEDEVGLLIDLS